The following coding sequences lie in one Arabidopsis thaliana chromosome 3, partial sequence genomic window:
- the CYP707A4 gene encoding cytochrome P450, family 707, subfamily A, polypeptide 4 yields the protein MAEIWFLVVPILILCLLLVRVIVSKKKKNSRGKLPPGSMGWPYLGETLQLYSQNPNVFFTSKQKRYGEIFKTRILGYPCVMLASPEAARFVLVTHAHMFKPTYPRSKEKLIGPSALFFHQGDYHSHIRKLVQSSFYPETIRKLIPDIEHIALSSLQSWANMPIVSTYQEMKKFAFDVGILAIFGHLESSYKEILKHNYNIVDKGYNSFPMSLPGTSYHKALMARKQLKTIVSEIICERREKRALQTDFLGHLLNFKNEKGRVLTQEQIADNIIGVLFAAQDTTASCLTWILKYLHDDQKLLEAVKAEQKAIYEENSREKKPLTWRQTRNMPLTHKVIVESLRMASIISFTFREAVVDVEYKGYLIPKGWKVMPLFRNIHHNPKYFSNPEVFDPSRFEVNPKPNTFMPFGSGVHACPGNELAKLQILIFLHHLVSNFRWEVKGGEKGIQYSPFPIPQNGLPATFRRHSL from the exons ATGGCTGAAATTTGGTTCTTGGTTGTACCAATCCTCATCTTATGCTTGCTTTTGGTAAGAGTGATtgtttcaaagaagaaaaagaacagtAGAGGTAAGCTTCCTCCTGGTTCCATGGGATGGCCTTACTTAGGAGAGACTCTACAACTCTATTCACAAAACCCCAATGTTTTCTTCACCTCCAAGCAAAAGAG ATATGGAGAGATATTCAAAACCCGAATCCTCGGCTATCCATGCGTGATGTTGGCTAGCCCTGAGGCTGCGAGGTTTGTACTTGTGACTCATGCCCATATGTTCAAACCAACTTATCCGAGAAGCAAAGAGAAGCTGATAGGACCCTCTGCACTCTTTTTCCACCAAGGAGATTATCATTCCCATATAAGGAAACTTGTTCAATCCTCTTTCTACCCTGAAACCATCCGTAAACTCATCCCTGATATCGAGCACATTGCCCTTTCTTCCTTACAATCTTGGGCCAATATGCCGATTGTCTCCACCTACcaggagatgaagaag TTCGCCTTTGATGTGGGTATTCTAGCCATATTTGGACATTTGGAGAGTTCTTACAAAGAGATCTTGAAACATAACTACAATATTGTGGACAAAGGCTACAACTCTTTCCCCATGAGTCTCCCCGGAACATCTTATCACAAAGCTCTCATG GCGAGAAAGCAGCTAAAGACGATAGTAAGCGAGATTATATgcgaaagaagagagaaaagggcCTTGCAAACGGACTTTCTTGGTCATCTACTCAACTTCAAGAACGAAAAAGGTCGTGTGCTAACCCAAGAACAGATTGCAGACAACATCATCGGAGTCCTTTTCGCCGCACAGGACACGACAGCTAGTTGCTTAACTTGGATTCTTAAGTACTTACATGATGATCAGAAACTTCTAGAAGCTGTTAAG GCTGAGCAAAAGGctatatatgaagaaaacagtagagagaagaaacctTTAACATGGAGACAAACGAGGAATATGCCACTGACACATAAG GTTATAGTTGAAAGCTTGAGGATGGCAAGCATCATATCCTTCACATTCAGAGAAGCAGTGGTTGATGTTGAATATAAGG GATATTTGATACCTAAGGGATGGAAAGTGATGCCACTGTTTCGGAATATTCATCACAATCcgaaatatttttcaaaccCTGAGGTTTTCGACCCATCTAGATTCGAG GTAAATCCGAAGCCGAATACATTCATGCCTTTTGGAAGTGGAGTTCATGCTTGTCCCGGGAACGAACTCGCCAAGTTACAAATTCTTATATTTCTCCACCATTTAGTTTCCAATTTCCG ATGGGAAGTGAAGGGAGGAGAGAAAGGAATACAGTACAGTCCATTTCCAATACCTCAAAACGGTCTTCCCGCTACATTTCGTCGACATTCTCTTTAG
- the CYP707A4 gene encoding cytochrome P450, family 707, subfamily A, polypeptide 4 (''cytochrome P450, family 707, subfamily A, polypeptide 4'' (CYP707A4); CONTAINS InterPro DOMAIN/s: Cytochrome P450 (InterPro:IPR001128), Cytochrome P450, E-class, group I (InterPro:IPR002401), Cytochrome P450, conserved site (InterPro:IPR017972); BEST Arabidopsis thaliana protein match is: cytochrome P450, family 707, subfamily A, polypeptide 1 (TAIR:AT4G19230.1); Has 34460 Blast hits to 34219 proteins in 1800 species: Archae - 82; Bacteria - 7577; Metazoa - 11415; Fungi - 5354; Plants - 8009; Viruses - 6; Other Eukaryotes - 2017 (source: NCBI BLink).) encodes MAEIWFLVVPILILCLLLVRVIVSKKKKNSRGKLPPGSMGWPYLGETLQLYSQNPNVFFTSKQKRYGEIFKTRILGYPCVMLASPEAARFVLVTHAHMFKPTYPRSKEKLIGPSALFFHQGDYHSHIRKLVQSSFYPETIRKLIPDIEHIALSSLQSWANMPIVSTYQEMKKFAFDVGILAIFGHLESSYKEILKHNYNIVDKGYNSFPMSLPGTSYHKALMARKQLKTIVSEIICERREKRALQTDFLGHLLNFKNEKGRVLTQEQIADNIIGVLFAAQDTTASCLTWILKYLHDDQKLLEAVKAEQKAIYEENSREKKPLTWRQTRNMPLTHKVIVESLRMASIISFTFREAVVDVEYKGYLIPKGWKVMPLFRNIHHNPKYFSNPEVFDPSRFEVNPKPNTFMPFGSGVHACPGNELAKLQILIFLHHLVSNFRYVFHAR; translated from the exons ATGGCTGAAATTTGGTTCTTGGTTGTACCAATCCTCATCTTATGCTTGCTTTTGGTAAGAGTGATtgtttcaaagaagaaaaagaacagtAGAGGTAAGCTTCCTCCTGGTTCCATGGGATGGCCTTACTTAGGAGAGACTCTACAACTCTATTCACAAAACCCCAATGTTTTCTTCACCTCCAAGCAAAAGAG ATATGGAGAGATATTCAAAACCCGAATCCTCGGCTATCCATGCGTGATGTTGGCTAGCCCTGAGGCTGCGAGGTTTGTACTTGTGACTCATGCCCATATGTTCAAACCAACTTATCCGAGAAGCAAAGAGAAGCTGATAGGACCCTCTGCACTCTTTTTCCACCAAGGAGATTATCATTCCCATATAAGGAAACTTGTTCAATCCTCTTTCTACCCTGAAACCATCCGTAAACTCATCCCTGATATCGAGCACATTGCCCTTTCTTCCTTACAATCTTGGGCCAATATGCCGATTGTCTCCACCTACcaggagatgaagaag TTCGCCTTTGATGTGGGTATTCTAGCCATATTTGGACATTTGGAGAGTTCTTACAAAGAGATCTTGAAACATAACTACAATATTGTGGACAAAGGCTACAACTCTTTCCCCATGAGTCTCCCCGGAACATCTTATCACAAAGCTCTCATG GCGAGAAAGCAGCTAAAGACGATAGTAAGCGAGATTATATgcgaaagaagagagaaaagggcCTTGCAAACGGACTTTCTTGGTCATCTACTCAACTTCAAGAACGAAAAAGGTCGTGTGCTAACCCAAGAACAGATTGCAGACAACATCATCGGAGTCCTTTTCGCCGCACAGGACACGACAGCTAGTTGCTTAACTTGGATTCTTAAGTACTTACATGATGATCAGAAACTTCTAGAAGCTGTTAAG GCTGAGCAAAAGGctatatatgaagaaaacagtagagagaagaaacctTTAACATGGAGACAAACGAGGAATATGCCACTGACACATAAG GTTATAGTTGAAAGCTTGAGGATGGCAAGCATCATATCCTTCACATTCAGAGAAGCAGTGGTTGATGTTGAATATAAGG GATATTTGATACCTAAGGGATGGAAAGTGATGCCACTGTTTCGGAATATTCATCACAATCcgaaatatttttcaaaccCTGAGGTTTTCGACCCATCTAGATTCGAG GTAAATCCGAAGCCGAATACATTCATGCCTTTTGGAAGTGGAGTTCATGCTTGTCCCGGGAACGAACTCGCCAAGTTACAAATTCTTATATTTCTCCACCATTTAGTTTCCAATTTCCGGTATGTTTTCCATGCACGATAA
- a CDS encoding uncharacterized protein (unknown protein; Has 30201 Blast hits to 17322 proteins in 780 species: Archae - 12; Bacteria - 1396; Metazoa - 17338; Fungi - 3422; Plants - 5037; Viruses - 0; Other Eukaryotes - 2996 (source: NCBI BLink).) — MQYSSFSDYHKMAGTSLHPSFPVEQMGPKPYGGKLTRGNLAKERGTHARL, encoded by the coding sequence ATGCAATACAGCTCATTTTCCGATTACCATAAGATGGCGGGAACCTCTCTCCACCCGTCGTTTCCGGTGGAACAAATGGGTCCGAAACCGTACGGAGGAAAACTGACACGTGGAAACCTTGCCAAAGAGCGTGGGACGCACGCTCGGTTGTGA
- the FUT11 gene encoding fucosyltransferase 11 (fucosyltransferase 11 (FUT11); FUNCTIONS IN: 4-galactosyl-N-acetylglucosaminide 3-alpha-L-fucosyltransferase activity, transferase activity, transferring glycosyl groups, fucosyltransferase activity; INVOLVED IN: protein amino acid N-linked glycosylation; LOCATED IN: membrane; EXPRESSED IN: 15 plant structures; EXPRESSED DURING: 6 growth stages; CONTAINS InterPro DOMAIN/s: Glycosyl transferase, family 10 (InterPro:IPR001503); BEST Arabidopsis thaliana protein match is: fucosyltransferase 12 (TAIR:AT1G49710.1); Has 1598 Blast hits to 1593 proteins in 204 species: Archae - 4; Bacteria - 180; Metazoa - 1025; Fungi - 0; Plants - 132; Viruses - 0; Other Eukaryotes - 257 (source: NCBI BLink).) has protein sequence MGVFSNLRGPKIGLTHEELPVVANGSTSSSSSPSSFKRKVSTFLPICVALVVIIEIGFLCRLDNASLVDTLTHFFTKSSSDLKVGSGIEKCQEWLERVDSVTYSRDFTKDPIFISGSNKDFKSCSVDCVMGFTSDKKPDAAFGLSHQPGTLSIIRSMESAQYYQENNLAQARRKGYDIVMTTSLSSDVPVGYFSWAEYDIMAPVQPKTEKALAAAFISNCAARNFRLQALEALMKTNVKIDSYGGCHRNRDGSVEKVEALKHYKFSLAFENTNEEDYVTEKFFQSLVAGSVPVVVGAPNIEEFAPSPDSFLHIKQMDDVKAVAKKMKYLADNPDAYNQTLRWKHEGPSDSFKALIDMAAVHSSCRLCIFVATRIREQEEKSPEFKRRPCKCTRGSETVYHLYVRERGRFDMESIFLKDGNLTLEALESAVLAKFMSLRYEPIWKKERPASLRGDGKLRVHGIYPIGLTQRQALYNFKFEGNSSLSTHIQRNPCPKFEVVFV, from the exons ATGGGTGTTTTCTCCAATCTTCGAGGTCCTAAAATTGGATTGACCCATGAAGAATTGCCTGTAGTAGCCAATGgctctacttcttcttcttcgtctccttcCTCTTTCAAGCGTAAAGTCTCGACCTTTTTGCCAATCTGCGTGGCTCTTGTCGTCATTATCGAGATCGGGTTCCTCTGTCGGCTCGATAACGCTTCTTTGGTCGATACGTTAACCCATTTTTTCACCAAGTCGTCGTCCGATTTGAAAGTTGGGTCAGGAATAGAGAAATGCCAGGAGTGGTTAGAGAGAGTGGATTCAGTTACTTATTCTAGAGATTTCACTAAAGATCCGATTTTTATCTCTGGTAGTAACAAG GACTTCAAATCGTGCTCTGTTGATTGTGTAATGGGATTCACTTCAGATAAGAAACCTGATGCGGCTTTTGGATTAAGTCATCAACCTGGAACACTCAGTATAATCCGTTCCATGGAATCAGCACAGTATTACCAAGAGAATAATCTTGCTCAAGCACGACG GAAAGGTTATGATATTGTGATGACAACTAGTCTGTCATCAGATGTTCCTGTTGGGTATTTTTCATGGGCGGAATATGATATTATGGCTCCAGTGcaaccaaaaacagagaaagctcTTGCTGCTGCTTTTATTTCCAATTGCGCCGCTCGGAATTTCCGCCTGCAAGCTCTTGAAGCCTTAATGAAGACGAATGTTAAGATTGATTCTTATGGTGGTTGTCACCGGAATCGGGATGGGAGTG TGGAGAAGGTTGAAGCTCTTAAGCACTACAAATTCAGTCTAGCTTTTGAGAACACCAACGAGGAGGATTATGTCACAGAGAAGTTCTTCCAATCTCTAGTCGCTG GATCTGTCCCTGTGGTTGTTGGAGCTCCAAATATAGAAGAATTTGCACCTTCTCCTGACTCATTCCTTCACATTAAGCAGATGGATGATGTCAAGGCAGttgcaaagaaaatgaagtatCTTGCGGATAACCCTGACGCCTATAATCAGACGCTAAG ATGGAAACATGAAGGCCCTTCAGATTCTTTTAAGGCACTTATTGATATGGCTGCTGTACACTCTTCTTGTCGTCTCTGCATCTTTGTGGCTACAAGGATTCGTgagcaagaagagaagagcCCTGAGTTTAAGAGACGACCCTGCAAATGCACCAGAGGCTCAGAGACAGTTTATCATTTGTATGTTAGAGAAAGAGGACGGTTTGACATGGAATCCATCTTCTTGAA GGATGGAAATCTGACTCTGGAAGCTCTGGAATCTGCGGTTCTTGCGAAGTTCATGTCTCTGAGATATGAACCAATATGGAAGAAGGAAAGACCCGCGAGCTTAAGAGGAGACGGCAAGCTTAGAGTACATGGGATATATCCTATTGGTCTGACTCAAAGACAAGCTCTTTACAACTTCAAATTCGAAGGAAATTCAAGTCTCAGTACTCACATACAGAGAAACCCTTGTCCCAAATTCGAAGTTGTCTTTGTCTAA